One genomic segment of Brachyhypopomus gauderio isolate BG-103 chromosome 19, BGAUD_0.2, whole genome shotgun sequence includes these proteins:
- the adhfe1 gene encoding hydroxyacid-oxoacid transhydrogenase, mitochondrial isoform X1: MADRKRVAHLLQQLASAACRCPAHSHTNSSCTYHPASSHASGRKTDYAFEMSCSSIRYGEGVTREIGMDLKNLGAQNVCLMTDKNLSKLPPVMAVLDSLTKHGVKYECYDSVRVEPTDGSFKLAIDFAKKKDFDAYVAVGGGSVIDTCKAANLYSCNPEAEFLDYVNAPIGKGKPVTGPLKPIIAVPTTAGTGSETTGVAIFDFEDLKAKTGIASRLLRPTLGMVDPLHTLHMPTRVAANSGFDVLCHALESFTALPYDKRSPCPANPISRPAYQGRNPISDVWARHALHMVSKYLKRAVRDSDDVEARSGMHLASVFAGIGFGNAGVHLCHGMSYPIAGNVKKYKAKGYEVDHPLVPHGLSVVLTSPAVFTFTASMCPERHLEAAEILGADVRNVKAADAGFILADTLKNFLYDLEVEDGLSAIGYSKDDIPILVEGTVPQERVTKLAPRSHTEEDLTNLFAASMKLY; the protein is encoded by the exons ATGGCAGATCGCAAAAGGGTCGCACATTTACTACAGCAGCTCGCCAGTGCGGC GTGCAGATGTCCTGCTCATTCACACACGAATTCCTCTTGTACGTATCATCCAG CTTCAAGTCATGCCAGTGGGAGGAAAACTGACTATGCATTTGAG ATGAGTTGCTCTAGCATCAGATATGGGGAGGGCGTGACAAGAGAGATTGGCATG GACCTGAAGAATTTGGGTGCACAGAATGTGTGTTTGATGACAGACAAAAACTTGTCCAAGTTGCCACCAGTAATGGCCGTGTTGGACTCTCTAACCAAACATGGTGTGAAGTATGAATGCTACGACAGTGTGAGGGTGGAACCTACAGATGGCAG TTTTAAATTGGCAATCGATTTTGCGAAGAAAAAAGATTTTGATGCCTATGTGGCCGTGGGAGGTGGCTCTGTGATTGACACCTGCAAGGCAGCCAATCTCTACTCATGTAACCCGGAGGCTGAGTTTCTGGATTATGTTAATGCCCCTATTGGGAAAGGAAAACCAGTCACAGGCCCACTGAAGCCTATTATTGCTG ttccCACTACAGCAGGTACAGGAAGTGAGACGACAGGTGTGGCTATCTTTGATTTTGAAGACCTGAAGGCCAAGACAG GCATAGCGAGTCGATTGCTGAGACCTACCTTGGGGATGGTGGATCCattgcacacactgcacatgcCCACCAGAGTGGCTGCCAACAGCGGCTTTGACGTGCTCTG CCATGCACTGGAGTCCTTCACTGCATTACCGTATGACAAGAGGAGCCCATGCCCTGCCAACCCCATCAGTCGTCCTGCCTATCAAGGCAGGAACCCGATCAGTGATGTTTGGGCAAGGCATGCCCTCCACATGGTCTCCAAATACTTGAAAAG agccgTGCGTGACTCAGATGACGTGGAGGCGCGCTCTGGCATGCACTTGGCCAGTGTGTTTGCTGGAATTGGCTTTGGTAATGCAGGAGTTCATCTTTG TCATGGGATGTCATACCCTATTGCTGGGAATGTAAAAAAGTATAAAGCCAAAGGTTATGAAGTGGACCATCCCTTAGTG cctCACGGTCTCTCTGTGGTTCTCACCTCCCCTGCGGTCTTCACCTTCACCGCCAGCATGTGTCCTGAACGCCACCTGGAGGCGGCAGAAATACTGG GTGCTGACGTGAGGAATGTGAAGGCAGCTGATGCTGGGTTCATCTTGGCAGACACACTGAAGAACTTCCTATATGACCTGGAAGTGGAAGACGGCTTGTCTGCGATTGGCTACAGTAAAGATGACATCCCTATCCTAGTAGAAGGGACTGTTCCTCAG GAGCGGGTTACGAAACTGGCTCCCAGATCTCACACTGAAGAGGATCTAACTAATCTGTTTGCAGCATCCATGAAACTGTATTGA
- the adhfe1 gene encoding hydroxyacid-oxoacid transhydrogenase, mitochondrial isoform X2 has protein sequence MADRKRVAHLLQQLASAACRCPAHSHTNSSSSSHASGRKTDYAFEMSCSSIRYGEGVTREIGMDLKNLGAQNVCLMTDKNLSKLPPVMAVLDSLTKHGVKYECYDSVRVEPTDGSFKLAIDFAKKKDFDAYVAVGGGSVIDTCKAANLYSCNPEAEFLDYVNAPIGKGKPVTGPLKPIIAVPTTAGTGSETTGVAIFDFEDLKAKTGIASRLLRPTLGMVDPLHTLHMPTRVAANSGFDVLCHALESFTALPYDKRSPCPANPISRPAYQGRNPISDVWARHALHMVSKYLKRAVRDSDDVEARSGMHLASVFAGIGFGNAGVHLCHGMSYPIAGNVKKYKAKGYEVDHPLVPHGLSVVLTSPAVFTFTASMCPERHLEAAEILGADVRNVKAADAGFILADTLKNFLYDLEVEDGLSAIGYSKDDIPILVEGTVPQERVTKLAPRSHTEEDLTNLFAASMKLY, from the exons ATGGCAGATCGCAAAAGGGTCGCACATTTACTACAGCAGCTCGCCAGTGCGGC GTGCAGATGTCCTGCTCATTCACACACGAATTCCTCTT CTTCAAGTCATGCCAGTGGGAGGAAAACTGACTATGCATTTGAG ATGAGTTGCTCTAGCATCAGATATGGGGAGGGCGTGACAAGAGAGATTGGCATG GACCTGAAGAATTTGGGTGCACAGAATGTGTGTTTGATGACAGACAAAAACTTGTCCAAGTTGCCACCAGTAATGGCCGTGTTGGACTCTCTAACCAAACATGGTGTGAAGTATGAATGCTACGACAGTGTGAGGGTGGAACCTACAGATGGCAG TTTTAAATTGGCAATCGATTTTGCGAAGAAAAAAGATTTTGATGCCTATGTGGCCGTGGGAGGTGGCTCTGTGATTGACACCTGCAAGGCAGCCAATCTCTACTCATGTAACCCGGAGGCTGAGTTTCTGGATTATGTTAATGCCCCTATTGGGAAAGGAAAACCAGTCACAGGCCCACTGAAGCCTATTATTGCTG ttccCACTACAGCAGGTACAGGAAGTGAGACGACAGGTGTGGCTATCTTTGATTTTGAAGACCTGAAGGCCAAGACAG GCATAGCGAGTCGATTGCTGAGACCTACCTTGGGGATGGTGGATCCattgcacacactgcacatgcCCACCAGAGTGGCTGCCAACAGCGGCTTTGACGTGCTCTG CCATGCACTGGAGTCCTTCACTGCATTACCGTATGACAAGAGGAGCCCATGCCCTGCCAACCCCATCAGTCGTCCTGCCTATCAAGGCAGGAACCCGATCAGTGATGTTTGGGCAAGGCATGCCCTCCACATGGTCTCCAAATACTTGAAAAG agccgTGCGTGACTCAGATGACGTGGAGGCGCGCTCTGGCATGCACTTGGCCAGTGTGTTTGCTGGAATTGGCTTTGGTAATGCAGGAGTTCATCTTTG TCATGGGATGTCATACCCTATTGCTGGGAATGTAAAAAAGTATAAAGCCAAAGGTTATGAAGTGGACCATCCCTTAGTG cctCACGGTCTCTCTGTGGTTCTCACCTCCCCTGCGGTCTTCACCTTCACCGCCAGCATGTGTCCTGAACGCCACCTGGAGGCGGCAGAAATACTGG GTGCTGACGTGAGGAATGTGAAGGCAGCTGATGCTGGGTTCATCTTGGCAGACACACTGAAGAACTTCCTATATGACCTGGAAGTGGAAGACGGCTTGTCTGCGATTGGCTACAGTAAAGATGACATCCCTATCCTAGTAGAAGGGACTGTTCCTCAG GAGCGGGTTACGAAACTGGCTCCCAGATCTCACACTGAAGAGGATCTAACTAATCTGTTTGCAGCATCCATGAAACTGTATTGA
- the adhfe1 gene encoding hydroxyacid-oxoacid transhydrogenase, mitochondrial isoform X3: MSCSSIRYGEGVTREIGMDLKNLGAQNVCLMTDKNLSKLPPVMAVLDSLTKHGVKYECYDSVRVEPTDGSFKLAIDFAKKKDFDAYVAVGGGSVIDTCKAANLYSCNPEAEFLDYVNAPIGKGKPVTGPLKPIIAVPTTAGTGSETTGVAIFDFEDLKAKTGIASRLLRPTLGMVDPLHTLHMPTRVAANSGFDVLCHALESFTALPYDKRSPCPANPISRPAYQGRNPISDVWARHALHMVSKYLKRAVRDSDDVEARSGMHLASVFAGIGFGNAGVHLCHGMSYPIAGNVKKYKAKGYEVDHPLVPHGLSVVLTSPAVFTFTASMCPERHLEAAEILGADVRNVKAADAGFILADTLKNFLYDLEVEDGLSAIGYSKDDIPILVEGTVPQERVTKLAPRSHTEEDLTNLFAASMKLY; encoded by the exons ATGAGTTGCTCTAGCATCAGATATGGGGAGGGCGTGACAAGAGAGATTGGCATG GACCTGAAGAATTTGGGTGCACAGAATGTGTGTTTGATGACAGACAAAAACTTGTCCAAGTTGCCACCAGTAATGGCCGTGTTGGACTCTCTAACCAAACATGGTGTGAAGTATGAATGCTACGACAGTGTGAGGGTGGAACCTACAGATGGCAG TTTTAAATTGGCAATCGATTTTGCGAAGAAAAAAGATTTTGATGCCTATGTGGCCGTGGGAGGTGGCTCTGTGATTGACACCTGCAAGGCAGCCAATCTCTACTCATGTAACCCGGAGGCTGAGTTTCTGGATTATGTTAATGCCCCTATTGGGAAAGGAAAACCAGTCACAGGCCCACTGAAGCCTATTATTGCTG ttccCACTACAGCAGGTACAGGAAGTGAGACGACAGGTGTGGCTATCTTTGATTTTGAAGACCTGAAGGCCAAGACAG GCATAGCGAGTCGATTGCTGAGACCTACCTTGGGGATGGTGGATCCattgcacacactgcacatgcCCACCAGAGTGGCTGCCAACAGCGGCTTTGACGTGCTCTG CCATGCACTGGAGTCCTTCACTGCATTACCGTATGACAAGAGGAGCCCATGCCCTGCCAACCCCATCAGTCGTCCTGCCTATCAAGGCAGGAACCCGATCAGTGATGTTTGGGCAAGGCATGCCCTCCACATGGTCTCCAAATACTTGAAAAG agccgTGCGTGACTCAGATGACGTGGAGGCGCGCTCTGGCATGCACTTGGCCAGTGTGTTTGCTGGAATTGGCTTTGGTAATGCAGGAGTTCATCTTTG TCATGGGATGTCATACCCTATTGCTGGGAATGTAAAAAAGTATAAAGCCAAAGGTTATGAAGTGGACCATCCCTTAGTG cctCACGGTCTCTCTGTGGTTCTCACCTCCCCTGCGGTCTTCACCTTCACCGCCAGCATGTGTCCTGAACGCCACCTGGAGGCGGCAGAAATACTGG GTGCTGACGTGAGGAATGTGAAGGCAGCTGATGCTGGGTTCATCTTGGCAGACACACTGAAGAACTTCCTATATGACCTGGAAGTGGAAGACGGCTTGTCTGCGATTGGCTACAGTAAAGATGACATCCCTATCCTAGTAGAAGGGACTGTTCCTCAG GAGCGGGTTACGAAACTGGCTCCCAGATCTCACACTGAAGAGGATCTAACTAATCTGTTTGCAGCATCCATGAAACTGTATTGA